The following proteins come from a genomic window of Geomonas sp. RF6:
- a CDS encoding PAS domain S-box protein, translated as MSRNFKNIPELQFSRSAFLLRLIAITLLINLFVIGIAAWSLRHSWLDNHERTVVSTENISLVLEKYLSGTIAKVDLMLMDLKENAEAQLAGGRIDEQRLNKHMSHQLGLLPELDGVGLHDRRGNVLYGTGLPAGRQVNIADRDYFQVLRKAPKTGLVISPPVMGKISGKWVVIIARALEGPDGSFGGVVFGAFALDHFTALFSNIDVGRQGTIMLRDEKMRVIARSIGKDASWALVGRHDTAPELTELLKEGRSSGTYYATSPLDNINRITSFRKVDGYPIFVFVAKSKNEAFAQWREDAAKVVGVVTTFTCLSLFYAYQFFVRRIREKEAEAELRLHHHYLEDLVKERTSELESRNRELEASEGLLRSVFENICDGIVIHDSQGRIVHANEQWLKMLQITREEATNLTIADVSDDPPPQEELTKLWESVIAGDTRFFEWRTRRPHDGSVFDAEVFICPFTSRGRQLVMGSVRDITERKKVEQELSKHRDHLELLVMERTEELAKAVEETRRETEQRIGVVEELRRKDQLLIQQSRLAAMGEMMGNIAHQWRQPLNVLGLVIQELKLSYEVGIFDEELLSASVSKAMNVIEHMSQTIDDFRYLLDSDKRRVRFSVNDVVQRVISMVEPRSKIEIIAEKECMIDGMRNEYWQVLINIINNSNDAFCERNIQDPRITIHIESENDRCIVTISDNAGGIPDGIIEKVFDPYFTTKGPDKGTGIGLFMSKTIIEQSMKGTLTVRNTAEGAEFKIEV; from the coding sequence ATGAGTCGCAACTTCAAGAACATACCTGAATTGCAATTTTCCAGGTCCGCTTTTCTCCTCCGGCTTATTGCGATCACTCTCCTGATCAATCTCTTCGTTATCGGCATTGCGGCATGGTCGCTGCGCCATAGCTGGCTGGATAACCATGAGCGGACCGTCGTCTCCACCGAAAATATCTCCCTGGTCCTTGAAAAGTACCTGAGCGGCACTATCGCGAAAGTGGACCTGATGCTAATGGACCTGAAGGAGAATGCGGAGGCCCAACTGGCCGGCGGGCGGATTGATGAGCAACGACTGAACAAGCACATGTCCCACCAACTCGGACTGCTTCCCGAACTTGACGGCGTAGGTTTACACGACCGAAGGGGCAATGTGTTGTACGGAACAGGATTACCAGCCGGTAGACAGGTTAACATTGCCGATCGCGACTACTTCCAGGTTCTGCGGAAAGCCCCAAAAACGGGGTTGGTGATCTCACCGCCTGTCATGGGAAAGATTAGTGGAAAATGGGTTGTCATCATCGCCAGAGCCCTCGAGGGACCCGACGGCTCATTTGGTGGAGTTGTATTTGGAGCTTTTGCTCTCGACCATTTCACTGCGCTATTTTCCAACATAGACGTGGGGCGCCAGGGGACGATCATGCTTCGCGATGAAAAGATGCGTGTCATCGCCCGCTCTATCGGAAAAGATGCCTCTTGGGCTCTCGTCGGGAGACACGATACTGCGCCGGAGTTGACGGAGCTGCTCAAGGAGGGGCGATCGTCAGGTACTTACTATGCGACATCTCCTCTAGATAACATCAATCGAATCACCTCCTTCCGGAAAGTCGACGGCTACCCTATTTTTGTGTTCGTGGCGAAGTCCAAGAACGAGGCGTTCGCTCAGTGGCGCGAAGACGCGGCCAAAGTGGTGGGAGTTGTCACAACCTTCACCTGTCTAAGCCTTTTTTACGCGTATCAATTTTTTGTAAGACGAATCCGCGAGAAGGAGGCTGAGGCCGAACTTCGCCTTCATCACCATTATCTGGAGGACCTCGTCAAGGAACGAACGTCTGAACTGGAGAGCAGAAACAGGGAGTTGGAAGCGTCGGAAGGCTTGCTGAGATCGGTGTTTGAGAACATCTGTGACGGCATAGTGATCCATGACAGCCAAGGCCGCATCGTTCATGCGAACGAACAGTGGCTGAAAATGCTTCAGATCACAAGAGAAGAAGCCACCAACCTGACGATCGCCGACGTCTCAGATGACCCACCCCCCCAGGAAGAGCTGACGAAACTCTGGGAATCGGTGATTGCGGGTGATACCCGTTTCTTTGAGTGGCGCACCCGCCGCCCGCACGACGGTTCGGTCTTCGACGCAGAGGTCTTCATTTGCCCCTTTACTTCCCGGGGGCGGCAGTTGGTCATGGGGTCAGTGCGGGACATAACCGAGCGCAAAAAGGTTGAACAGGAACTCAGTAAGCACAGGGATCATCTGGAACTCCTTGTAATGGAGCGGACCGAGGAATTGGCAAAGGCGGTTGAGGAGACGCGAAGGGAGACGGAACAGCGCATCGGCGTAGTGGAGGAGCTGCGCCGCAAGGACCAACTCCTCATTCAGCAGAGCCGGTTGGCAGCTATGGGGGAGATGATGGGCAACATAGCGCATCAATGGCGGCAGCCACTCAACGTCCTCGGCCTTGTCATCCAGGAGCTAAAGCTCTCCTACGAGGTGGGCATTTTTGACGAAGAGTTGCTAAGCGCTTCAGTCTCAAAGGCTATGAATGTCATTGAACACATGTCGCAGACCATTGACGACTTCCGGTATCTCCTCGACTCAGACAAGAGGAGGGTCAGGTTCAGTGTAAACGATGTCGTTCAGAGAGTTATTTCAATGGTGGAGCCTCGGTCAAAAATAGAAATCATTGCCGAAAAAGAATGTATGATAGATGGAATGCGCAATGAGTACTGGCAGGTGCTTATCAATATAATCAACAACTCAAATGACGCATTCTGTGAGCGAAACATTCAAGACCCCAGGATCACGATTCACATTGAAAGCGAAAACGATCGTTGTATCGTTACCATCTCCGATAATGCCGGCGGGATTCCGGATGGAATTATAGAGAAGGTTTTTGATCCCTATTTCACCACCAAGGGTCCTGACAAAGGAACTGGAATAGGACTATTCATGTCCAAGACTATTATCGAGCAGAGCATGAAGGGAACTCTTACCGTCAGAAACACCGCAGAAGGTGCTGAGTTCAAGATTGAGGTTTAA
- the scpB gene encoding methylmalonyl-CoA decarboxylase produces MALVEMKTVDGVGTITLNNVKKHNSLSKELIDHICGALNEMKTQGIRVVILRAPAGVKVFSAGHDVRELPMNGRDPLTYNDPLRLVVRTIELFPAPVIAMVEGSVWGGACELVMSCDLIISAEDSTFAITPAKLGVPYNISGVQNFLNTAGIPVCKEMLFTANPIPVKRLVDHGLVSHAVPKDQLESFTLSIAQDIAKNSPLVISLLKEELRILSAAHNLSPETFERIQAMRRQIYDSHDYQEGIKSFFEKRPAKFIGK; encoded by the coding sequence ATGGCATTAGTAGAAATGAAAACAGTCGACGGAGTAGGGACGATTACTCTCAACAATGTCAAAAAGCATAATTCTCTCAGCAAGGAACTGATCGATCACATCTGCGGCGCACTCAACGAAATGAAGACCCAGGGTATCCGCGTGGTCATTCTCAGGGCGCCAGCCGGCGTCAAGGTATTCTCAGCCGGTCACGATGTTCGGGAGTTGCCGATGAACGGGCGTGACCCCCTAACCTACAATGATCCCCTCAGGCTGGTGGTAAGGACTATAGAGCTTTTCCCCGCCCCAGTGATCGCCATGGTAGAGGGAAGTGTGTGGGGAGGGGCCTGCGAGCTCGTCATGAGTTGCGACCTCATCATTTCAGCCGAAGACTCAACGTTTGCCATAACTCCAGCCAAGCTCGGGGTTCCCTACAATATTTCCGGAGTCCAGAACTTCCTGAACACAGCTGGAATCCCAGTGTGCAAAGAGATGCTGTTCACTGCGAACCCTATACCTGTAAAGCGGCTGGTTGACCATGGGCTCGTAAGTCACGCTGTGCCGAAAGATCAACTTGAAAGCTTCACTCTTAGCATTGCTCAAGATATCGCGAAGAACTCACCACTTGTTATAAGCCTACTCAAGGAAGAATTGAGAATACTGTCAGCAGCTCACAATCTTAGTCCCGAGACCTTCGAGAGAATTCAGGCCATGCGTCGCCAAATCTATGACAGCCATGATTATCAGGAAGGAATCAAATCATTTTTCGAAAAACGGCCAGCGAAATTCATTGGGAAATAG
- a CDS encoding DUF2442 domain-containing protein: MVNWRSRKQSRIDISEYLDSPGYTQLKDESTFKRVVTKEWGHGVEWNDGEITIDADSLYRLGKSRRALPSQSQNSMPGWNGMDFL, from the coding sequence ATCGTTAATTGGCGCAGTCGGAAACAGTCCAGAATTGATATCTCCGAATACCTCGATTCCCCTGGATATACCCAACTCAAAGATGAGAGCACTTTTAAAAGGGTTGTTACTAAGGAATGGGGGCATGGTGTCGAGTGGAATGATGGTGAAATTACTATCGATGCAGACTCGTTGTATCGGCTGGGAAAGAGCAGGCGGGCCTTGCCTTCCCAGTCTCAGAATTCAATGCCTGGATGGAACGGAATGGACTTTCTTTAA
- a CDS encoding response regulator transcription factor, with product MSIRVVVADHHPVTLAGLKTILAQQSGIDVVATCANGNEAIEEVRNHKPDVLLLELGMPGLTGLQVAKMVLGQHEHPKTVILTAAIGEKELIEAIETGINGIFLKELPPDMLIECIERVHSGDMWLDPGTAYQAVRAFARREKSRDIALLLSPREMQLVEMVVQNRQNREIAECFCITEGTVKVHLHNIYEKLNVNGREGLLKFAKEHFLVS from the coding sequence ATGTCGATACGCGTAGTCGTCGCAGACCACCACCCAGTTACCCTTGCCGGTTTGAAAACGATACTCGCACAGCAAAGCGGGATTGACGTTGTCGCGACGTGTGCAAACGGCAATGAGGCGATTGAGGAAGTGCGGAACCACAAGCCGGACGTGCTACTTCTTGAACTGGGAATGCCGGGGCTGACGGGACTGCAGGTTGCGAAGATGGTTCTTGGCCAGCATGAGCACCCCAAAACCGTAATCCTGACGGCTGCGATAGGCGAAAAAGAACTGATTGAAGCTATCGAAACAGGAATCAATGGCATTTTTCTCAAGGAACTGCCACCAGACATGCTTATAGAGTGCATCGAGAGAGTCCACAGCGGTGACATGTGGCTTGACCCGGGCACCGCTTACCAAGCCGTGCGTGCCTTCGCTAGGCGCGAAAAGAGTCGCGATATTGCGCTGCTTTTAAGTCCGCGAGAGATGCAGCTTGTGGAGATGGTAGTACAAAACAGGCAGAACAGAGAAATTGCAGAGTGCTTCTGCATCACTGAAGGCACTGTAAAGGTTCATCTGCATAACATCTACGAGAAGTTGAACGTCAATGGCCGGGAGGGACTCCTGAAATTCGCGAAGGAACATTTCCTGGTTTCTTAG
- a CDS encoding response regulator — protein sequence MNGARPAGASSPRKRLGEIFVENGILSPLSVERVVALSNKKGKRFGSVLEELGLVTPHELAEALALQYNLKVVRDFCHFKYSEELLSTVPAKMAMENFLFPLKMKEKKLAIAISDPTAIQVTAAIAEKHGLTILPYVAARQEVMMAIKLHYLRSAPTTTTDKKCVLVVEDDKAVRESVASSLRRKGYYVVSACDGMEAFREIVSARPDLVITDKEMPKLNGYAVLESVRSFPETAKTPVILITSTATVDEEAAALRRGFFDFISKPIREATLAVKVGRALAMAEEF from the coding sequence ATGAATGGTGCACGGCCTGCAGGAGCCTCCTCGCCAAGAAAGAGGCTCGGGGAAATCTTCGTGGAAAACGGGATCCTTTCTCCGCTGAGTGTGGAACGAGTGGTGGCTCTTTCGAACAAAAAAGGAAAACGTTTTGGCAGCGTTCTGGAGGAACTGGGACTCGTTACACCGCACGAGCTGGCCGAGGCTCTGGCGCTGCAATACAACCTCAAGGTCGTGCGCGATTTCTGCCACTTCAAGTACTCTGAAGAGCTGCTGAGTACAGTGCCGGCGAAGATGGCAATGGAAAATTTCCTGTTTCCGCTGAAGATGAAAGAGAAAAAGCTGGCGATCGCCATAAGCGACCCCACAGCGATACAGGTTACAGCCGCCATAGCTGAAAAACATGGATTAACCATACTGCCATACGTAGCGGCGCGACAAGAGGTGATGATGGCTATAAAGCTGCACTACCTCAGGTCTGCTCCGACAACAACAACTGATAAAAAATGTGTTCTTGTTGTTGAAGATGACAAGGCTGTAAGGGAATCCGTAGCATCATCATTGAGACGCAAAGGATATTACGTGGTCTCGGCATGTGATGGAATGGAAGCTTTCCGTGAAATAGTATCAGCAAGACCTGATCTTGTCATAACTGACAAGGAAATGCCCAAACTGAACGGATATGCAGTGCTGGAGTCCGTACGCAGCTTTCCGGAGACAGCAAAGACACCGGTCATCCTCATAACGTCGACTGCCACAGTAGATGAAGAAGCTGCAGCCTTACGGCGCGGCTTTTTCGACTTTATTTCAAAGCCGATAAGGGAAGCGACTCTTGCTGTAAAGGTAGGGCGTGCCCTGGCTATGGCTGAGGAGTTCTGA
- a CDS encoding PAS domain-containing protein → MLNSNHRDGLSKAAFLSLAGRALESAQDQIIWADAQGKIAYANRSACTALHYPGEALSWMRLGEIFPEITDEEWPHYWQELETAGHMALEVIQRSFTGKGTMLELSMTFLQHNHSRYAAIIGRDISDRMAAEFDLTEEKHNLESLFDNMQAGVLVLNPEGIITFANHRMARMLHAFHEDLIGSPYSQYVHPDERPVSAEWMRRLVEGEIDHFHHDRQYAGINGCNFRGHFCCRRMEDVRGNLISLVGVIAYLPAA, encoded by the coding sequence ATGCTAAACAGCAATCACAGGGACGGCCTGAGCAAGGCAGCGTTCCTGTCCTTGGCCGGTCGTGCGCTTGAGTCGGCACAGGATCAAATTATTTGGGCCGATGCGCAAGGGAAGATCGCCTACGCAAACCGGAGTGCCTGCACGGCGCTGCACTATCCGGGCGAGGCCCTGTCGTGGATGAGGCTGGGCGAGATCTTCCCGGAGATTACTGACGAGGAGTGGCCTCATTACTGGCAGGAGCTTGAGACAGCCGGGCACATGGCGCTTGAGGTTATACAGCGGTCATTTACCGGCAAAGGCACCATGCTGGAGCTGTCCATGACCTTCCTGCAGCACAACCACAGCCGGTACGCTGCCATAATCGGGCGTGACATATCCGATCGCATGGCTGCCGAGTTTGATCTTACCGAGGAGAAGCACAATCTGGAGAGCCTTTTTGACAACATGCAGGCAGGTGTCCTGGTACTGAACCCGGAAGGGATCATCACCTTTGCCAATCATCGCATGGCGCGCATGCTCCATGCCTTTCACGAGGATCTCATCGGCTCACCGTACAGTCAGTATGTGCATCCCGACGAGCGCCCGGTAAGTGCAGAGTGGATGCGCCGGCTCGTTGAGGGCGAGATTGACCATTTTCATCACGACCGGCAGTACGCAGGGATCAATGGCTGCAATTTCAGGGGACATTTCTGCTGCCGGCGCATGGAGGACGTCAGGGGAAATCTGATCTCACTCGTGGGCGTGATCGCCTACCTGCCTGCCGCTTGA